Proteins from a genomic interval of Centroberyx gerrardi isolate f3 chromosome 23, fCenGer3.hap1.cur.20231027, whole genome shotgun sequence:
- the man2b2 gene encoding epididymis-specific alpha-mannosidase, whose translation MRVLAVLVFFVFYSYSYAMGNENMPIQTFVIPHSHMDVGWVYTIQESMHAYAANVYTSVTEELSKAKHRRFIAVEQEFFRLWWDTVATDSHKKQVRQLVKEGRLEFIIGGQVMHDEAVTDLDDEILQMTEGHGFLYETFGVRPQFSWHVDPFGASATTPVLFALAGFNAHLISRIDYDLKDAMQKNKKLQFVWRGSPSLKEQQEIFTHTMDQFSYCTPSHLPFSNSSGFYWNGVALFPDPPKDGVYPNMSLPVTKETVHAYAQTMVDNIKQRAAWFKTSHVLWPWGCDKQFYNSSVQFNNMDPLMNYINQNSKELGVTVQYATLSEYFQAIHQSDLVWEVRGSEDFLPYSTEPHQAWTGFYASRNVLKGVARQASSQLRAAETLFARYRISFPDGPVAKDWALNKLQGLRWAVSEVQHHDGITGTESPKVADMYFQHLIQAMMGVEEVLAALFLLPHDLGMPGFLSTQYHRKGVRQALEQHVIVYNPLAWNITTFINVTVTFPMATVFDDDGQLVPAQIQRSAGSNVTYDLFIVVDLGGLQHRKYLIKFSEKPCAGRPKCGSTYVAKGVLLERRNVQDWKRTGKRLLPVLSECYKLMFDQDTNLLHSITDCLAKRRVRMTQDFWEYRANGDVRAGPISDNYIFTANGSAVKAYKAVEMEIVPGKIVSEIRQYFYREEGDEDYAYSITTRVPEGFRSRLMCRRLEQTYSLGPLRVNTEVVLRTSTTLKNNRTLYTDDNGYQMMKRTYRKFTNNTLARNYFPMVRAAYIEDDLSRLVLLSDRAHGVSSQADGQLEVMLHRRLWNNLPWNLGYNLTLNDSSVVRPTLWMMLGSVTATARLYQREAIELQHRPVVMPIDQPQKTWLEKEPRGSSPVQPVVLPPNLHLLSLSIPGWNYNSTHSLHLSHIDSGKDLRSEPDYDRVLLRIMHLFEEGEDPDLSKPVSINLKDVLRGMGEVRVLEERSLTGTWDVASLQRWKWKTADSLETQNNRCCRCGDEAFNVTISPKEIRTFFVHFSSTNF comes from the exons atgagagttTTAGCcgttttagtgttttttgttttttacagttaCTCTTATGCGATGGGAAACGAAAACATGCCAATTCAAACTTTCGTCATTCCTCACAGCCACATGGATGTTGGCTGGGTGTACACTATTCAG GAGAGTATGCATGCCTATGCAGCCAACGTGTACACCAGTGTTACTGAGGAACTGTCAAAGGCTAAACACCGCAGGTTCATTGCAGTGGAGCAGGAGTTCTTTCGACTGTGGTGGGACACTGTGGCCACAGACTCCCATAAGAAACAA GTACGACAGCTAGTGAAAGAGGGTCGACTTGAGTTCATCATCGGGGGCCAAGTGATGCACGACGAGGCTGTGACTGATCTAGACGATGAGATACTGCAAATGACAG AGGGCCACGGTTTCCTGTACGAGACGTTCGGGGTGCGTCCTCAGTTCTCGTGGCACGTGGATCCGTTCGGAGCCTCTGCCACCACGCCTGTCCTCTTCGCCCTGGCCGGGTTCAACGCCCACCTCATCTCCCGCATTGACTATGACCTCAAAGACGCCATGCAGAAAAACAAG AAGTTGCAGTTCGTATGGAGAGGTTCTCCCTCCCTGAAAGAGCAGCAGGAGATCTTCACTCACACTATGGACCAGTTTAGCTACTGCACCCCATCCCACCTGCCCTTCTCTAACAG CTCTGGTTTCTATTGGAACGGAGTTGCCCTGTTCCCCGACCCCCCTAAAGATGGAGTGTACCCCAACATGAGTCTGCCTGTCACCAAGGAGACGGTACACGCCTATGCCCAGACCATGGTAGACAACATCAAGCAGAGGGCCGCGTGGTTCAAGACCAGCCATGTGCTCTGGCCATGG ggCTGCGACAAACAGTTCTACAACTCATCAGTGCAGTTCAACAACATGGACCCTTTAATGAACTACATCAACCAGAACAGCAAAGAGCTTGGAGTGACAGTCCAGTACGCCACTCTCAGCGAATACTTCCAAGCCATCCACCAATCAGATCTTGTCTGGGAGGTTAGAGGGAGCGAAGACTTTCTACCCTATTCCACAG AACCTCACCAGGCATGGACGGGGTTTTACGCCTCCCGAAATGTTCTGAAAGGAGTGGCGCGACAGGCCAGTTCCCAGCTGCGTGCAGCGGAGACTCTTTTTGCCCGGTACCGGATCAGCTTCCCTGACGGACCGGTGGCAAAAGACTGGGCCCTCAACAAACTCCAGGGGCTTCGCTGGGCCGTCTCCGAG gtCCAGCACCACGATGGCATCACTGGCACCGAGTCTCCCAAGGTGGCAGACATGTACTTTCAGCATCTCATCCAGGCCATgatgggggtggaggaggtccTGGCTGCCCTCTTCCTGCTGCCCCACGACCTCGGCATGCCCGGCTTCCTCAGCACCCAATACCATAGGAAAG GCGTTCGTCAGGCTTTGGAGCAACATGTCATCGTCTACAACCCTTTAGCATGGAACATCACCACCTTCATCAACGTCACGGTAACCTTCCCCATGGCAACCGTCTTTGATGACGATGGACAGCTTGTGCCTGCACAG ATCCAGAGGTCAGCAGGGTCCAATGTGACCTATGACCTTTTCATCGTTGTGGACCTGGGGGGTCTTCAGCACAGGAAGTACCTGATCAAGTTCTCTGAGAAGCCGTGCGCTGGAAGACCCAAGTGCGGCTCCACCTATGTAGCCAAAGGCGTTCTGTTAGAAAGACGCAATGTTCAGGACTGGAAGAGAACGGGGAAGAGGCTCCTGCCAGTTCTGAGTGAGTGTTACAAGCTCATGTTTGACCAGGACACCAATCTGCTGCACAGCATCACTGACTG TTTAGCAAAAAGGAGAGTAAGGATGACGCAGGATTTCTGGGAGTACCGAGCAAATGGAGATGTAAGAGCAGGGCCTATTTCTGATAACTACATCTTTACTGCCAACGGCTCGGCTGTGAAGGCCTACAAGGCTGTGGAGATGGAGATTGTCCCTGGCAAGATTGTGTCTGAGATCCGACAATACTTCTACAG AGAGGAAGGCGATGAGGACTACGCTTACTCCATCACCACCCGTGTCCCAGAAGGCTTCAGGAGCAGGCTGATGTGCCGCAGGCTGGAGCAGACCTACTCGCTGGGCCCCCTCCGTGTCAACACAGAGGTCGTCCTCAGGACCAGCACCACCCTGAAGAACAACAGGACCCTGTACACCGACGACAATGGCTACCAGATGATGAAGAGGACGTATCGGAAGTTCACTAATAACACTTTAGCTCGG AACTACTTCCCCATGGTTCGGGCAGCCTACATTGAGGATGATCTTAGCAGACTGGTGCTCCTCAGTGACAGAGCCCACGGTGTGTCCAGCCAGGCCGATGGACAACTAGAG GTGATGCTCCACCGTCGTCTTTGGAACAACCTCCCCTGGAACCTCGGCTACAACCTGACCCTCAACGACAGCTCGGTTGTCCGGCCTACGCTGTGGATGATGCTGGGCTCCGTCACCGCCACCGCCCGGCTCTACCAGAGGGAGGCGATagagctgcagcacagaccTGTGGTCATGCCCATAGACCAGCCGC AGAAGACCTGGCTGGAGAAGGAGCCCAGGGGAAGTTCTCCAGTGCAGCCGGTGGTCCTGCCGCCCAACCTCCACCTGCTGAGCCTCAGCATCCCCGGCTGGAACTACAACTCCACACACAGCCTCCACCTCAGCCACATAGACTCAG GTAAAGACTTGCGGTCGGAGCCGGACTATGATCGGGTCCTGTTGAGAATCATGCATCTCTTTGAGGAAGGGGAAGACCCTGATCTATCGAAGCCAGTCTCCATAAACTTGAAG GACGTCCTGCGGGGCATGGGGGAAGTGAGAGTGCTGGAGGAGCGTTCTCTCACAGGAACCTGGGACGTCGCCAGCCTCCAGAGGTGGAAGTGGAAGACCGCAGATAGCTTAGAAACAC AGAACAACCGGTGCTGCAGATGTGGAGATGAAGCTTTCAATGTGACCATCTCACCCAAAGAGATCAGGACCTTCTTCGTTCACTTCAGCTCCACCAACTTCTAG
- the smim20 gene encoding small integral membrane protein 20, translating to MSKNRRITLIFGGFVTAIAAAFYPIFFHPLTHSDDYKQVQRANRAGINQADVQPVGVKIWSDPYKPAGK from the exons atgtcaaaaaataggAGAATAACATTGATTTTTGGAGGTTTTGTAACGGCTATTGCCGCTGCATTTTACCCCATATTTTTCCACCCGCTCACACACTCAGACGACTACA aACAAGTCCAAAGGGCAAATCGGGCAGGAATCAACCAAGCAGATGTGCAGCCAGTGG GTGTGAAGATATGGTCTGATCCATACAAGCCTGCAGGAAAATGA